One Cryptosporangium phraense genomic window carries:
- a CDS encoding S1C family serine protease: MSDRGDESFAPPTAQTGPLPGPRPPTSGWPQAGSSYSGPPSYGAPTAPIAPPPTPTQTTGAFGSPVHHPTPAGYGPGGPGSPLPPRRPTERRSAPRLLTIGTFVLTLLLLIAVIVQTVLLSGLSSDVDDARAAQSRAETAASKDREDVSNLTKRIQALEERTEGTLNSTAVAKKVLPSVFSVRAGQATGTAFAFGQAPNGGTFLVTNYHVVESLLTSGSKNATIQRDSETYPVTVDRTDQQRDLAVLRTTAKFQPLKPAKVAVEPGDPVIVVGAPLGLTDTVTTGVVSAVRNDVEGLNTRVIQFDAAINPGNSGGPVINANGEVVGIAQAKIIAEGADGLGLAIPIDEVCKGLISC, encoded by the coding sequence ATGTCAGACCGCGGAGACGAGTCCTTCGCTCCACCTACCGCCCAGACCGGGCCGTTACCCGGCCCGCGGCCGCCGACGAGCGGCTGGCCCCAGGCCGGCTCCTCCTACTCCGGCCCGCCGTCCTACGGCGCCCCCACCGCGCCGATAGCGCCGCCGCCGACCCCGACTCAGACGACCGGCGCGTTCGGCTCGCCCGTGCACCACCCCACCCCCGCGGGGTACGGGCCGGGTGGCCCCGGCTCGCCGTTACCCCCACGCCGGCCCACCGAGCGGCGCTCCGCGCCCCGGCTGCTCACGATCGGGACGTTCGTCCTGACGCTGCTGCTGCTGATCGCGGTCATCGTCCAGACCGTGCTGCTGTCCGGCCTCTCCAGCGACGTCGACGACGCCCGGGCCGCCCAGAGCCGCGCCGAGACGGCTGCCTCCAAGGACCGCGAGGACGTCTCGAACCTGACCAAGCGCATCCAGGCGCTGGAGGAGCGCACCGAGGGCACGCTGAACTCGACCGCGGTCGCCAAGAAGGTGCTGCCGTCCGTGTTCAGCGTCCGGGCCGGTCAGGCCACCGGCACCGCGTTCGCGTTCGGGCAGGCCCCGAACGGCGGCACGTTCCTGGTGACGAACTACCACGTCGTCGAGTCGCTGCTCACCAGCGGCAGCAAGAACGCCACGATCCAGCGCGACTCGGAGACCTACCCGGTCACCGTCGACCGCACCGACCAGCAGCGCGACCTGGCCGTGCTGCGCACGACGGCCAAGTTCCAGCCGCTGAAGCCGGCCAAGGTCGCGGTCGAGCCGGGCGACCCGGTGATCGTCGTCGGCGCCCCCCTCGGGCTCACCGACACGGTCACCACCGGCGTCGTCAGCGCGGTCCGCAACGACGTCGAGGGCCTCAACACCCGGGTGATCCAGTTCGACGCGGCGATCAACCCGGGCAACTCCGGTGGGCCGGTGATCAACGCCAACGGCGAGGTCGTCGGCATCGCCCAGGCCAAGATCATCGCCGAAGGCGCCGACGGCCTCGGGCTCGCGATCCCCATCGACGAGGTCTGCAAGGGCCTCATCTCCTGCTGA
- a CDS encoding DUF3000 domain-containing protein, giving the protein MAPTGAEPDQFELAVASLRAVHTRPEIMLEEVPAPQRLAPRSFALSGTVLRGDEEVATGRLIVLHDPSGQEAWDGHWRVVSYVTAELESEMGTDPMLAAVGWSWLLDALDLAGAKYAAIGGTVTQVSSTRFGDLAGPPTSSDVEVRASWTPMLDASVDLAPHLDAWCVLLASTAGLPPPGVTVLAAHHSA; this is encoded by the coding sequence ATGGCCCCCACCGGCGCCGAGCCTGACCAGTTCGAGCTCGCCGTGGCGTCGCTGCGCGCGGTGCACACGCGGCCGGAGATCATGCTCGAAGAGGTTCCGGCTCCTCAGCGCCTCGCCCCGCGGAGCTTCGCGCTCTCCGGCACCGTGCTCCGCGGTGACGAAGAGGTCGCCACCGGCCGGTTGATCGTTCTCCACGACCCGTCCGGCCAGGAGGCGTGGGACGGGCACTGGCGGGTGGTGTCGTACGTGACCGCCGAGCTGGAGTCCGAGATGGGCACCGACCCGATGCTGGCCGCGGTCGGGTGGAGCTGGCTGCTGGACGCGCTGGACCTGGCCGGCGCCAAGTACGCGGCGATCGGCGGCACGGTGACGCAGGTGAGCTCGACCCGGTTCGGTGACCTGGCCGGGCCGCCGACCAGCTCCGACGTCGAGGTGCGGGCGTCCTGGACCCCGATGCTCGACGCGTCGGTCGACCTGGCCCCCCACCTTGACGCCTGGTGCGTCCTCCTGGCCTCGACCGCCGGCCTCCCGCCGCCAGGCGTCACGGTCCTGGCGGCGCACCACTCCGCGTAG
- the hemE gene encoding uroporphyrinogen decarboxylase has translation MTDTAPPLGGSPRSAAEIGSQTSAQQVTVRAPGPAELADSPFLRACRREPVPHTPVWFMRQAGRSLPEYRKVREGIAMLDSCRRPDLVTEITLQPVRRHHVDAAIFYSDIVVPLVAIGIGLDIVSGVGPVIDEPIRTAADVERLRPLGPDDVPYVTEAVRSLVGELGAVPLIGFAGAPFTLASYLVEGGPSRTHARTKALMYGRPDVWHALCGRLAQIASAFLRVQVDAGASAVQLFDSWAGALSEADYREYVQPHSARVLADLAETGVPKIHFGVGTAELLPAMGEAGADVVGVDWRTPLSVASGRIGPDKAVQGNLDPAVLLADPHVVEQHVTRVLADGAAAPGHIFNLGHGVLPETDPDVLTRVVELVHERSAQPVTRPN, from the coding sequence ATGACCGACACCGCACCGCCCCTCGGCGGCTCGCCGCGCTCCGCCGCCGAAATCGGCTCGCAGACCTCAGCGCAGCAGGTCACCGTACGTGCGCCGGGGCCGGCCGAACTCGCCGACTCACCGTTCCTGCGCGCCTGCCGACGCGAGCCGGTGCCGCACACGCCGGTCTGGTTCATGCGTCAGGCCGGTCGTTCGCTGCCCGAGTACCGCAAGGTCCGGGAGGGCATCGCGATGCTCGATTCGTGCCGTCGGCCCGACCTTGTGACTGAGATCACGCTCCAGCCGGTCCGCCGGCACCACGTCGATGCGGCGATCTTCTACTCCGACATCGTCGTCCCGTTGGTGGCGATCGGCATCGGGCTCGACATCGTCTCCGGCGTCGGTCCGGTCATCGACGAGCCGATCCGCACGGCGGCCGACGTCGAGCGTCTGCGCCCGCTCGGGCCGGACGACGTCCCGTACGTCACCGAGGCGGTCCGGTCGCTCGTCGGCGAGCTCGGCGCGGTGCCGCTGATCGGCTTCGCCGGGGCGCCGTTCACGCTCGCCAGCTACCTCGTCGAGGGTGGTCCGTCCCGGACGCACGCCCGCACCAAGGCGCTGATGTACGGCCGGCCCGACGTCTGGCACGCGCTGTGCGGGCGGCTGGCGCAGATCGCCAGCGCGTTCCTGCGGGTGCAGGTCGACGCCGGGGCGTCGGCGGTGCAGCTGTTCGACTCCTGGGCCGGCGCGCTCTCCGAGGCCGACTACCGCGAGTACGTCCAGCCGCACTCCGCGCGCGTGCTCGCCGACCTGGCCGAGACCGGCGTCCCGAAGATCCACTTCGGCGTCGGCACCGCCGAGCTGCTGCCGGCGATGGGCGAGGCCGGCGCGGACGTGGTCGGGGTCGACTGGCGCACGCCATTGTCCGTGGCCTCCGGCCGGATCGGCCCGGACAAGGCCGTGCAGGGCAACCTCGACCCGGCCGTGCTGCTCGCCGACCCGCACGTCGTCGAACAGCACGTCACGCGCGTGCTGGCCGACGGCGCCGCCGCGCCCGGGCACATCTTCAACCTCGGGCACGGCGTGCTGCCGGAGACCGACCCGGACGTCCTCACCCGGGTCGTCGAACTCGTCCACGAACGCTCGGCGCAGCCGGTCACGCGTCCGAACTGA
- a CDS encoding DUF4349 domain-containing protein, with protein sequence MDNRKPAAFLAALIVALLVLAGCSDNSSNDSGSAADSTAARSETLSGGAPAAPAVTPGSPGKQPAGQPDAPTTLGDPKRALVYTGALSVTAQDVSDAASRAVRATLAAGGYVAGDERHLSDERLYATLTLRVPSARFGPTVDAVAALGKETARRLGTDDLQTATIDLDSRIAAQRASVTRVRALLARANSISQLAQIERELTTRESELAASEASRRTINDQVSYSTITLTLSEPSAPAVAKKKERGLWVGLRNGWDAFVVTVAVLLMVLGWLAPFLAAVALIGVPVWLLVRRVRRPAPPAAPSEPAPKEPVSSDA encoded by the coding sequence ATGGACAACCGCAAGCCCGCTGCGTTCCTGGCCGCGTTGATCGTCGCGCTGCTGGTGCTGGCCGGGTGTTCCGACAATTCGAGCAACGACAGCGGTTCAGCGGCCGACAGCACGGCCGCGCGGTCGGAGACGCTCTCCGGCGGTGCGCCGGCCGCGCCGGCCGTCACGCCCGGCTCACCGGGGAAGCAGCCCGCTGGACAGCCCGACGCACCGACGACGCTCGGTGACCCGAAGCGGGCGCTCGTCTACACCGGCGCGCTCTCGGTCACCGCCCAGGACGTCTCGGACGCGGCGAGCCGCGCCGTGCGGGCCACGCTCGCGGCCGGTGGCTACGTCGCCGGCGACGAACGGCACCTCTCCGACGAGCGGCTCTACGCCACGCTGACGCTGCGCGTCCCGTCGGCTCGGTTCGGTCCGACGGTCGACGCGGTGGCCGCGCTCGGGAAGGAGACCGCGCGGCGGCTGGGCACCGACGACCTGCAGACGGCGACGATCGACCTGGACTCCCGGATCGCCGCTCAGCGGGCCAGCGTGACCCGGGTCCGGGCGCTGCTGGCCCGGGCGAACTCGATCAGCCAGCTAGCCCAGATCGAGCGGGAGCTCACCACCCGGGAGAGCGAGCTGGCGGCGTCCGAGGCCAGCCGGCGGACGATCAACGACCAGGTCTCGTACAGCACGATCACGCTGACGCTGAGCGAGCCGTCGGCCCCGGCGGTCGCGAAGAAGAAGGAACGCGGCCTGTGGGTGGGGCTGCGCAACGGCTGGGACGCGTTCGTCGTGACGGTCGCCGTGCTGCTGATGGTGCTCGGCTGGCTGGCGCCGTTCCTGGCCGCGGTCGCGCTGATCGGCGTCCCGGTCTGGCTGTTGGTGCGCCGGGTGCGCCGTCCGGCTCCCCCGGCCGCTCCGTCGGAGCCGGCTCCGAAGGAGCCGGTCAGTTCGGACGCGTGA
- the hemG gene encoding protoporphyrinogen oxidase, whose translation MLFDDRFPRPLHVVVVGGGIAGLAAALRIRDTAPDGTAVTVIEQAGSVGGKLRTGWVADVPIEDGAESFLLRVPEASDLAERVGLGDDLVSPTSAGATVWVDGRLRAIPGGNVMGIPADLEATAASGVLSDDGLTAVRAEPGRPGTPLGDGDVSVGDLVAERLGPEVVDRLVEPLLGGVYAGRAGHLSLRATMPALAAGLATQPSLIKAARATRGKPGPPSPIFGTVRGGLSRLVTAVAHESQAAIRTGLPVRALRRTADGWQLTVGSAGLGGSTTVRADAVVLAVPAGPASKLLTDVDAAAAGTVGVLEYASVALVSLVLPGRLALPPGTGVLVPASAGRLVKAVTYVSQKWGHTLDDHRGEPVTVVRASVGRHGEEAALQRDDDALIAAVRDELTTLLPAAWPEPLGAKLSRWGGALPQYAPGHLGRVAAVRAALAGEPTLALAGAAYDGVGIPACIRSGQAAADQVLSALALQRREPVHG comes from the coding sequence GTGCTGTTTGACGACCGATTTCCCCGTCCGTTGCACGTGGTCGTGGTCGGCGGTGGCATCGCCGGACTGGCCGCCGCGCTCCGCATCCGCGACACCGCCCCGGACGGAACCGCGGTCACCGTGATCGAACAGGCCGGGAGCGTGGGCGGGAAGCTCCGCACCGGCTGGGTGGCGGACGTCCCGATCGAGGACGGGGCCGAGTCGTTCCTGCTCCGCGTGCCCGAGGCAAGCGACCTGGCCGAACGCGTCGGTCTGGGCGACGACCTGGTCAGCCCGACATCGGCCGGAGCCACGGTCTGGGTCGACGGCCGGCTGCGGGCGATCCCGGGCGGCAACGTCATGGGGATCCCGGCCGACCTGGAGGCCACCGCCGCGTCCGGCGTGCTGAGCGACGACGGTCTGACCGCGGTGCGCGCCGAGCCCGGCCGCCCGGGGACGCCGCTCGGCGACGGCGACGTCTCGGTCGGCGACCTGGTGGCCGAGCGGCTCGGGCCCGAGGTCGTCGACCGGCTGGTCGAACCGCTGCTCGGCGGCGTCTACGCCGGTCGGGCCGGCCACCTCTCGCTCCGGGCGACGATGCCCGCGCTGGCCGCGGGCCTGGCCACCCAGCCTTCGCTGATCAAGGCCGCCCGCGCCACCCGGGGCAAGCCGGGGCCGCCGAGCCCGATCTTCGGTACGGTCCGCGGCGGCCTGTCCCGGCTGGTCACGGCCGTGGCCCACGAGTCGCAGGCGGCGATCCGCACCGGGCTGCCGGTCCGCGCGCTCCGCCGCACCGCGGACGGCTGGCAGCTCACGGTCGGCTCGGCCGGTCTGGGCGGCAGCACGACCGTGCGCGCCGACGCGGTGGTGCTGGCGGTGCCCGCCGGTCCGGCGTCCAAATTGCTGACCGACGTGGACGCGGCCGCGGCCGGCACCGTCGGAGTCCTGGAGTACGCGAGCGTCGCGCTGGTCTCGTTGGTGCTGCCGGGCCGGCTGGCCCTGCCGCCGGGAACCGGCGTACTGGTCCCGGCCAGCGCCGGACGCCTGGTCAAGGCGGTCACGTACGTCTCCCAGAAGTGGGGACATACGCTGGACGACCACCGGGGCGAGCCGGTCACCGTGGTACGCGCGTCGGTCGGCAGGCACGGGGAGGAAGCCGCGCTGCAGCGGGACGACGACGCGCTCATCGCGGCCGTGCGCGACGAACTCACCACGCTGCTGCCGGCCGCGTGGCCGGAGCCGCTCGGCGCGAAGCTCAGCCGGTGGGGCGGCGCGCTGCCGCAGTACGCGCCCGGGCACCTCGGCCGGGTCGCGGCGGTGCGCGCCGCGCTGGCCGGCGAGCCGACGCTCGCGCTGGCCGGCGCCGCGTACGACGGGGTCGGCATCCCGGCCTGCATCCGATCCGGGCAGGCGGCGGCCGACCAGGTACTGTCTGCGCTCGCACTTCAGAGGAGGGAGCCCGTTCATGGCTGA
- the hemQ gene encoding hydrogen peroxide-dependent heme synthase, whose product MAEGNNPNAQRIRELNDSIRYTMWSVFRAETRLPADRTALTAEVEELIEQLAQKDVVVRGVYDVAGLRADADVMVWWHAPTSDALQDAYALLRRTELGRHLQPVWSQLALHRPAEFNRSHIPAFLADENARAYVCVYPFVRSYEWYLLPDEERRAMLAEHGKMARGYADVRANTVASFALGDYEWILAFEADELHRMVDLMRDLRASTARRHVREEIPFYTGRRKPVTEIVAALP is encoded by the coding sequence ATGGCTGAGGGCAACAACCCGAACGCACAGCGGATCCGGGAGCTCAACGACTCGATCCGCTACACGATGTGGTCGGTGTTCCGGGCCGAGACCCGGCTGCCGGCCGACCGGACGGCGCTGACCGCCGAGGTCGAGGAGCTGATCGAGCAGCTGGCCCAGAAGGACGTCGTGGTGCGGGGCGTGTACGACGTCGCCGGGCTGCGCGCGGACGCGGACGTCATGGTGTGGTGGCACGCGCCGACCTCGGACGCCCTGCAGGACGCCTACGCGCTGCTGCGCCGCACCGAGCTGGGCCGGCACCTGCAGCCGGTCTGGTCGCAGCTCGCGCTGCACCGGCCGGCCGAGTTCAACCGGAGCCACATCCCGGCGTTCCTGGCCGACGAGAACGCGCGCGCCTACGTCTGCGTGTACCCGTTCGTCCGGTCCTACGAGTGGTACCTGCTCCCGGACGAGGAGCGGCGGGCGATGCTGGCCGAGCACGGGAAGATGGCCCGCGGGTACGCGGACGTGCGGGCGAACACCGTCGCGTCGTTCGCGCTCGGTGACTACGAGTGGATCCTGGCGTTCGAGGCCGACGAGCTGCACCGGATGGTCGACCTGATGCGTGATCTGCGGGCGTCGACGGCCCGTCGGCACGTGCGGGAGGAGATCCCGTTCTACACCGGCCGTCGGAAGCCGGTCACCGAGATCGTCGCGGCCCTACCGTAA
- the msrB gene encoding peptide-methionine (R)-S-oxide reductase MsrB, producing the protein MTQHTPPTVVKSDAEWRAQLTPQEYHVLREAGTERAFTGEYTDTKTVGVYRCRACDTELFRSDTKFESHCGWPSFYAPSDAQNVVLIEDNTLGMRRVEVRCATCNSHLGHVFHGEGYGTPTDDRYCINSISLTLEPTEG; encoded by the coding sequence ATGACCCAGCACACGCCACCGACTGTCGTCAAGTCGGACGCGGAGTGGCGCGCTCAGCTCACTCCCCAGGAGTACCACGTTCTCCGAGAGGCCGGCACCGAGCGGGCCTTCACCGGTGAGTACACCGACACCAAGACCGTCGGCGTCTACCGGTGTCGGGCCTGCGACACCGAGCTGTTCCGCTCGGACACCAAGTTCGAGTCGCACTGCGGCTGGCCGAGCTTCTACGCTCCGTCGGACGCGCAGAACGTCGTCCTGATCGAGGACAACACGCTCGGCATGCGGCGGGTCGAGGTCCGTTGCGCGACCTGCAACTCGCACCTCGGTCACGTCTTCCACGGCGAGGGCTACGGCACGCCGACCGACGACCGCTACTGCATCAACTCGATCTCTCTGACGCTCGAGCCCACCGAGGGCTGA